The Triticum dicoccoides isolate Atlit2015 ecotype Zavitan chromosome 6A, WEW_v2.0, whole genome shotgun sequence genome has a window encoding:
- the LOC119318587 gene encoding receptor kinase-like protein Xa21, whose translation MAISQAARLATMLMLLPLLLISCGVGSILCSSMTRVHDNSTDMISLLDFKRAITNNSRQALRSWHASVPLCSWEGVHCSSGRVTKLYLSDRGLLGRISPSLGNLTFLRTLDLSQNGFTGELPPLNRLHRLEYLDLGHNSLQGTIPDTLTNCSKLRILDLSANLLMGEIPLGIGRLSNLRKIWLSSNNLTGAIPPSLKNNSQLEDIVLTENKLTGTIPDEMGIFPSLVNLDLAGNMLSGGIPETLYKYNQSSLQYLYLYSNMLGKTVPSNFGDTLLSLKHLCLDNNNFEGHLPASLGNISELRLLNLSSNNFIGQVPGSFGNLALLEYLILQRNNFWGFIPIELGDLKQLTHLDLSDNNLQGGVP comes from the coding sequence ATGGCCATTAGTCAAGCAGCAAGGCTCGCCACCATGCTTATGCTACTGCCGTTGCTGCTCATTTCTTGCGGAGTCGGGAGCATCCTTTGCTCGTCAATGACGAGGGTCCATGATAACAGCACGGATATGATCTCGCTGCTAGATTTCAAGCGGGCCATCACCAACAACTCAAGACAAGCCTTGAGATCTTGGCACGCGAGCGTCCCTCTTTGCAGTTGGGAGGGTGTCCACTGCAGCTCGGGGCGAGTCACTAAACTGTACCTCAGCGACCGAGGGTTGTTGGGCCGGATATCCCCCTCCCTTGGCAACCTAACGTTCCTTAGGACACTGGACCTGTCCCAAAATGGCTTCACCGGCGAGTTACCTCCTCTCAACCGTCTCCACAGACTGGAATACCTTGACTTGGGACACAATTCATTGCAAGGGACGATTCCAGATACTCTCACAAACTGCTCCAAGCTACGGATCCTAGACCTATCTGCCAACTTACTAATGGGTGAAATTCCCCTTGGTATAGGTCGCCTATCCAATCTAAGGAAAATATGGCTTTCCTCAAATAATCTCACCGGAGCAATCCCACCAAGCCTAAAAAATAACAGTCAGCTTGAAGACATCGTGCTTACTGAAAATAAGCTCACGGGGACCATTCCTGATGAGATGGGAATTTTCCCATCTCTTGTTAATTTAGACCTTGCTGGAAATATGCTATCAGGTGGAATTCCAGAAACCTTGTACAAATACAATCAGTCTTCTCTCCAATATTTATACTTATATTCCAATATGCTTGGGAAAACAGTGCCGTCGAACTTTGGTGACACCCTCCTGAGTCTTAAACATCTCTGTTTGGACAACAACAATTTTGAAGGTCATCTCCCTGCTTCACTAGGCAATATTTCAGAGCTAAGACTGTTAAACTTGTCGTCCAACAATTTCATTGGTCAAGTTCCAGGTTCTTTTGGTAATCTTGCACTGTTAGAATACCTAATCCTTCAGCGAAACAACTTTTGGGGCTTCATCCCAATAGAGCTTGGTGACTTAAAGCAGCTCACCCATCTAGATCTGTCTGATAATAATCTGCAAGGTGGGGTGCCATGA